CAGTCCTGGCGGCTGGCGGCTCATCGGCCGCACCCCCCTGCGCCTGTTCGATCCGCTGCACGAGCCACCTTGCCTTTTGGCTCCGGGCGACCGGCTGCGCTTCGTGCCGATCGGACCGGACGAATTCGAGTCGCGCATGAGAGGGGAGGCGTTGTGATTCGGGTCGAGCATCCCGGCCTCCTGAGCACACTGCAGGACCTGGGCCGGCCCGGTTGCCAGCATCTGGGCGTGACGCCGGGTGGCGCCATGGACAGCTACTCCGCCGCCATCGCCAACGCGCTGGTGGGCAATCCGCCGGCAGCCGCGGTGCTGGAAATGACGCTCCAGGGCCCCCGGCTGAGCTTCGAGCGCGGCGCCTGGGTGTCCCTCACCGGCGCCGATCTCTCGGCGGAACTGGACGGTAGGCCGCTCGCCTGCTGGCGACCGGTGTGGCTGCCCGCCGGCTCGCGGCTTCAGTTCGGCCGGCCTCGCCTGGGCTGCCGCGCCTATCTGGCGGTGGCCGGCGGTTTCGAAGTCACGGCCGTGCTGGGCAGCCGCAGCACCGACCTTCGGGCGGGGTTCGGTGGGCTGGGGGGACGGCCGCTGGGCAAGGGCGATGTCATCGAGGCGGGCGAAAGCGGCTTGGCCCTGCCGGACAACCCTTCACGCCCTTGCGTACCGGCCTGGTCCGCGGCGTGGAACAGGGCGCTGCCGCTGGAATGCCCGGCGCGGCTGCGCCTGATTCCAGGGCCGGACTGGCAGGACCTGCCCGACGAAGAACGGCGCGTACTCGAAACGGACGCCTTCCGAGTCAGCCAGGCGTCCGACCGGATGGGCTTGCGCCTGGAAGGGCCGCCGCTACATCCGGCCTCCGCAGCCGAAAGGCTCTCGGCCGGCGTCACCTTCGGCACGCTGCAACTGCCGCCGGGCGGCCAGCCCATCCTGCTGGGGGTGGACCGCCAGACCACCGGCGGCTATCCGGTGCTGGGCACGGTGGCGAGCGTCGACCATCCGCGGCTCGCGCAGTTGAGACCGGGAGAGACCGTCCGTTTCGAACCGATTCCGGTGGAACGAGCGCAGACGCTGTACCGCATCCGCGCCCTCCAGCTCCGCCGGCTGCGCACCAGCCTTGGCCTGCGCTGGCCATTGAACAGCCCATCCTCATGAGAACTCGCATGGCACGAACCATCGACCTCAACGCCGACCTCGGCGAAAGCTTCGGCCCCTGGCGCATGGGCCAGGACGAAATCCTGCTGGAACTGGTCACCTCGGCCAACATCGCCTGCGGCTTCCATGCCGGCGATCCGGACGTCATGGCCGAAACGGTGCGCCTCGCCGTGAGCCGCGGCGTCGCCCTCGGCGCCCACCCGTCGCTACCGGATCGCCAGGGCTTCGGGCGCCGAGCCATGGCATTGCGTCCGGACGAAATCCGTAACCTGGTGCTCTACCAGATCGGAGCGCTGGCCGGTTTCGCCAGGGCCGCCGGCGGGCGGCTGGTCCACGTCAAGCCGCACGGCGCGCTGTACAGCCAGGCCGCGTCCGATGCGGCCATGGCCGAAGCGGTCGCCGCCGCGGCCCGAGCTTTCGACGCGAACCTCATCCTGGTGGGACCCGCCGGGTCGCATCTCGTCCGGGCCGGAGAAGCAGTGGGCTTGGCGGTCGCGCGTGAAGGCTTCGCCGACCGCCGCTACGAGCCGGACGGCACCCTGACGCCGCGCAGCCGGCCGGACGCGCTGATCGAGGAACCGGCCGAAGCCGTCGCCCAGGCCCTGGGTATGGTGGAGCGCGGCGAAGTGACCGCCCGCGACGGGACGGTCATTCCGATGCCCGTGGACACCCTCTGCCTGCACGGCGACGGTCCGGACGCCACGGCCTTCGCCCGGCGCCTGCGCACGGAACTGGCGGAAAGGGGCATCGCAGTGGCGGCATTGGGCGAACGCCCTCCGAACGCGTTCAGCCGTGAATCGGGTTAGCGGAAGCCTAGCCCGACCTGCGATTGCTGAAAACAGAAGCCTGGGCGCCGCTACGCCGCCGCCTTCCACTCGAGCCACTCGCTCACGACGATCAGGGTCCAGAGCGCGCGGGCATGGTCTGCGCTGCGGCGTTCGTGTTCGCGCAGCAGGTCCAGGGCGGCGGTGCGGTCGATGCCGATTTCTTCCAGACGCGGATTGGAAATCCTGGCGTCCGCCCAGTCGCGCAAGGGGCCGCGCATCCAGGCGCTGAGCGGGACGGACAGGCCGCGCTTCTTGCGGTAGACGATGTCCTTCGGCAGATAGCGCAGCGCCATGCGTTTGAGGAACACCTTGGTTTCCAGGCCTTGCACGCGATCCCGCTCCGGCAGGGTGGCGGCGAATTCGATCACATCCTTGTCCAGGAACGGCGCCCGCAGCTCCAGCGCGGAGCGCATGCTGGCGCGGTCGGCCTTGGTCAGCAGGCCCTCGGCCAGGGAGGTTTCCAGGTCGTGCTGCTGCAGCCGGTCGAGCATGGTTTCGCGGGGGCCCGCGACGCGCGCCACTTCCGGCGGAGTCACCCCCAGCCGCCGCAGCAATGCGGGCGAAATGCTGGACGTCCATAGGACGTGGCGCGCCAGGAAATCCAGCTCGTCGCCCTGGACGAAGCGCTTGAGCAGGAACGAGACCGTCACCTTCTTGTCGCTCACCGGCCAGGCTTCCACCGCCTTGCGTATCAAGGCCCGCATCCCGCCGGGCAGGCGGCTGTAGCGCTCGGCCATGCGGGCGCCGAAATAGGTGGGATAGCCGCCGAACAGCTCGTCGGCGCCCTCCCCCACCAGCGCCACCCGCACCTCGTCGGAGGCTCGCCGGGCCAGCAGGGCGGTGGGTACCCAGGCGGGATCGGCCAGCGGCTCGCCGGACTGGCGCACCAGATCGGCGATGGTCTCGGGGAAATCTTCGGGCCGTACCCAGATCGGGGTGTAGTCGACCCCTAAGGACTCCGCCACGCGCTCGGCGAAGACGCCTTCGTCGTAGGAGCTTTCGCTGAAGCGCAGGCCGAAGGCCTTGAGTTTGCGGTCCGGATGGACGCTGCGCATCACCGCCGTGACCAGGGAGGAATCGACCCCGCCGCTCAAGAACGCGCCGAAATCAACCTCGACCTCGCTTTGGCGGCGCACCGCCTCGCGGAACACGGCATCGAATTCGTCCAGCGGATTCTGGCGCGCCGGGCCGCGTGTGAAGTTCAGGCGCCAGTAGCGGGTACTCTCGACTCCCTTGACGTCGATGGCGATCCGCTCGCCCGGAAGCACTTTCCGCATGCCGGCGAAGGGACTGGCTGGAGCTTCGAAATAGCCCGCCTTGAGGAAGGCCTGCACAGCCACCTTGTCGGCCGGATACGGCTCGACGCTCCCAGCCACCAGCGCCGCCGCCTGGGAGGCGAAGCTGATTCGGCCGTCGCGACAAGCGTAGAACAGCGGACGCTCGCCGGCGCGATCTCGAGCCAGCAGCAGGCGCCCCTGGCGCGGATCCCAGACGGCGAGGGCGAAGGCGCCGACCAGCCGTTCGACGAAGCCATCGCCCAGCTCCAGGTAGAGTCCAGGGATCACGGCCACGTCGGTGGCGTGCTCGACGGTCCTGCCACGCTCCGCCAGCCAGCCGCGCAGTTCGGCATGGTTGTCGATCTCGCCGTTGCAGACCAACATCACGCCGGTCTCGGCATCCACCATCGGCTGCCTGCCGTCGTGGCAGCCGCGGATCGCCAGCCGGGCCATGCCGAACACCGCCGCACCGTCGCCGGCCACGCCGGAGTCGTCGGGGCCGCGGTGGGCCAGCGCCTTGACCATGGTTTCCACGCTGCGCCGCATCGCGCTCGTGTCGGCCGCGCCTTCCAACTGCACCAGTCCGCTGATCCCGCACATGTCAAAGCCCTTCCTTCTGGGGAGGCGCCAGCAACGCGCCCCAATAGCCGAACCCCAGTTCGATCTGGCTGGCGCCGTACTTTTCCGCGATCGTATCGAGCTGCTCCACGTCGTCCCCCCGCGCCATCAGAAAGACCGGGTGATCGCGGCCGGCCAGCCAGGCGTCCCGCTGCGCCAGCGGCACCACCCGTTCCGGCCAGGGCTCGCCGCGCTGGAGACTGAACAGCACATAGTTGCTGGTGAACTCCCGCCCTTCGTCGCTGACGACGGTGATCAACCGTTTGAGGTAAAACGGCAGCCCGTTGGGCAGGCAATCCAGGCAGGCGATTTCCACCTCGGCGGGCAGATCCGGCATGTGCGCCGCCAGCCGGCGACTCGAGCGGCTGTCGGCGTAGTCCGCGAGCAGACCGAAATTCAGGCTGATCAGCAGCGCCGGAAAGCTGAGAAAGGCGGCGAATGCCACCTTGAAATTGCGCCGCCGCCAGGCGAACGCGGCCAGCGCGGTCACCACGCCCAAGGAGACAACCATCGCCAGCAAACCCGGCTGGAGAAATTCCGCCGTCTTGCGCTTCAGCCCCAGCACCCGCTCCAGCCACAGGGCATCGGATGCGGCCGTGGCGAGGACAACAGCCACCGGCGCGGCGAAAGCGAACAGCGCGACGGTGCCGCGATGCACGATGACTGCGGCCCGCCCCTCGCCGTTCGCCAGCGCGAGTGCGAAAACGCGGGCGGCGAGTGCGCCGAGGGCGACGACGGCGGTCAGGATGTAGCCGGGCAGCTTGGATTGCGACACGGAGAAGAATGCGACCACCACGACGGCCCAGACGATGAACAGCCGGTCCGGCCGCGACCAGCGCCGCCGGGCCCGCCAAGCCGCCACGATCGATTCCGGCAGCAGCAGGCTCCAGGCGAAGAAGCAGCTCGCGATGATGACGGCGTAGAAATAGAACGGCTGGGTGCGGCGGAATTCGGTGGTGGTGAACCGCGACACCGACTCCTTCATGATCCCGTAATAGGGGAAATCCGGGCATTGCAGCGACACCCCGACGAACCAGGGCAGCACCACCGCCAGGAAGATCAGCCAGTTCGGCCAGGCGAAGCAGCGCCGCAAGGTGTCCTCGCGCCCGTCGACCTTGTTGAACGCCACGACGACGAGGCTGGGTACGATGAAACCGACCGGTCCCTTCACCAGGGTCGCGAATCCCGCCGCCAGCGCGCCGAGCCGGTACCAGCGGTCCCGCTGCCTGCCCTCGTATTCCTCCGCCAGATAGCAGGCGAAGATGGCGGAGCAGACGAAGAACGCCAGCGTCATGTCGAAGATGACGATCCGGGCGAAGGCCCAGTACAAAGGCGTCGCCGCCACCGCCAGCACCGCCAGGCTGGCCGTGCGCGTGTCGTAGGCCCGGCGGCAGAACAGGAACAGCGCGGCCAGCAGCGACAGCGCGAACAGCGCCGAAGACAGCCGCGCCACCGCCTCGGATTCGCCGAACAGTGCGAACGACAGGGCCACCGTCTTGAAATAGAAGGCCGGCTTGTCCAGGTAAGTCAGGCCGTCATAGGTCGGCACCAGCCAGGCGCCGCTCTCGCGCATCTCCCGCGCGACCTCGGCATTGCGCCCCTCGTCCGGGCTCAGCAGCGGCGCATCGCCCAAGTGTACGAACAGCAGGAATGCGGCGAAAAGAAAGGCGAACGCCGGCAGCCAGCGCTCCAAGCTCCGTGCCGGGGCGCCGGCGGTCGTAACAGGGATGGACATACGTTGGAATGGTTGCTCAATCGCGGATGGGAAATGAGGGCCCGCCGGACCGTTCCCGGAAGACGGACCGGCCGGGGACATCGGAGCGCCGGGGACGCGCTCCGGCGAAAACGAAGGGAACGGCCCTTAGGATTTGGGCTCGGAGGTTGCAGCCTCTTTCTTCTCCGGGCAAGGCCATTTGTCCGTGCCGAACTGGAACAGTACCTCGACGGCCGCTTCCTTTTGCTGCCCCGGATGCGCCTTGAGCCAGGCGAGGAACAGGCGGGCGACTTCCTCGCGGGACGGCTCCGGCTTGGGCAGACAGACGAAGTGCTCGGCATCCGGCCCTTTGCGCTCGGCCAGGTAATAGTCGTACGCGCCCTGCATGTAGCCATAGCAGAACTGGAGAGCGGCGACCTGGGCCGGATCGGAAGGCGGCGTCGCGCACAGATCCGCCAGATCCTTCGCGTCGTGGATGACGAAATCATCCGCCGTCACCGCTCTGGCCGGCGTTCCGCAAATATTCGCCGCCAATATCGCCCCTGCCGCAATCGCCTTGATATTCATGTTGTTCCGCCCCCTCGAGCCGGAAGGATGAGACCCGCCCCGGACCCTCCGGGACGGGCATAATTGCCGTGACATTCTAGCCGCTACGGCCGCAGAAAAAAGCCTCGGCAACGGAAGGGAAATCCTTCCGATGTTCTTCAAAACGATATGATAACCTCAGATCATCCCCGAACCGGGGGAATGCCACGCCTTCAGGAGAAAACATGAACATTCGAGGAACACTGCTCGGCGCCGTCCTGGCCATGACCGCCGCCTGCGCGGACCTGGACATCAAGGTACACACCGACTACGACCCGGTCGCGGATTTTTCGAAATACAAGACCTATTCCTGGATCAAGACGCCGCAGACCGGCAATCCCCTGATGGAGGAAAGGATAGTGCAGACGGTGGACGCCCAGCTTTCCGCCAAAGGCTGGCGCAAGATAGCCGCCGGCCCCAGCGACGTGGCACTGGGCGTGCAGGTAACGGCCCAGGAACAGGAACGGGTGGATACGTTCTACAGCGGCTGGGGCGGCTACGGCCACATGGGTATGGCGCAGTCCGAAGTCATCAAATACACCGTCGGCACGATCATCGTGGACATGTTCGATACCCGGACCAAACAGCCGATCTGGCGCGGCACCGCGACGGACACCGTCTCCGACGACCCGCAGAAGAACACCGCGCTGATGCAGGAGGCGATGGACAAACTGTTCAAGGGGTTCCCGCCGAAACCGGCGGGATATTGACGGCCGCCCCTATCGACCTGAGTAACGATCCACCGGCAACGCCGGTGGCTTTCGACGGCTGACCCCTCAAAAGAGCCGTCAAGTCGTCTCCCCTGCATGGACTCACGGCAGGCCATCCAGCCTGCCGCCCTTCGGCGTTGACCGGCACCACGCCGGTCCGCTCCTGCACTACCAGCCTCTCGCCGTGCAGCACCATCAGCCGTTCTTCGACCGCGAACGCGAGTTCGCACAAAGGCGTGGCTGGTGCGCTTCCCACAGCCAAGCCGCGAGCGGGTTGAGGATGCACAGGCGTCGGTCGCCGGGCTGGGCGAGGACGGCGCTTGCGCCCAATGTGGTTTGCAGCATGGCCACCCCCTGCCGGACGATAGGCGTTCAGAACGAAGCGGGCGGAGCAGGCGGGGTGGAAAAAGCCGAGGCGCGCTGCGACAGCATGAGGGTGAGCATCGCCGGCGGGGTGTAGGCGGCGATCAGTTTGAGCTTCTCCAGCACCTCGCGGCGGTCGGGCCGCTCGCAGGTGTCGGGCGCCGGCTCCGTGCCTTGGATTTCGGTGTTGTCGGTCATGTGGGCATTTCCTTATCGAGGTTGGTGAGAGACAAGGGATCAGCCGGTCGTTCCGGCTGAACCCGAAAAAACCGGTTCCGTTCTACATCGTTCCCGTAGGACCGATGCCGTAAGGCGATCCGCCACTACTACGGCCGGCTCGGCCGTCGAGGTAGCATTCCCTCCGATTACGCTGCGCTAATCGGAGCTACCACCGGTGGGCGGAGCCGGCAGGCGATCCGCCATTACGGCCGGCCCAGGCCGCCGAGGTAGCGCCAGGTGAGGCGCTGGACCTTGTCGGCCAGGAATACCGCCACGCCGTTGGCGACAAGGTCGGGGTCACCAACCGAATAGGTCTGTCCGCTGCTCAGAACCCGTAGGTGCGATTAGCGTAGCGTAATCGCACGTATGGGTATGGGTGGCATTCCCTCCTACCACCGGCAGGCGATCCGCGACTACGGCCGGCCCAGGCCGCCGAGGTAACGCCAGGTGAGGCGCTGGACCTTGTCGGCCAGGAACACGGCCAGGCCGTTGGCGAGGCTGGGGTCGGTGGCGGCGTAGGTCTGGCCGGTGCCGAGGTCGGTGATTTTGCAGCGGGCCAGGATGCGGGGGTGGCCCTGCCAGCTCACCCGTACTTCGGAACCGGGCTGGTCGGCGCGGATTTCGATGTCCCAGCTCATGGGTCTCAGGCCCAGGGCGGGCCGGTAGTCGCTGGCGTAGGCGCCGGATTTGTCGTCCCAGTTCTTGTGTGGGAACACCAGGGTGAGGTAGGGCGCGGCGAAGGGCGCCGGCTCGGCCAGATCGTAGGCGTCGTAGCCGGCTTTGGCGTCGGCCAGTTGGCCGAGAATGTTGCCGCTGTCCTTGTAGCCGAGCGCGGGGTTGTCCACCTTGAGCCGGACGTACCAGGCCTTGAGGCTGGCCAGGGCGGAGGCGTGGCTGCGCCGCGTCGCTTCGCGGGCGGCCAAGCCTTGGGCTTTCATGGCGGCACCCTGGGCTTCAACCGCCAGCCCGGCTTCTTCGGCCCTGACCGGCGGCGCCACCCAGTCCAGCCAGCCGAGGTACCAGGGCAGGGCCGAAAGAGGGCTTGCTTCAGATACCCTCACCCCGTTCCAGTCATGCCGGGCCGTCCTGCCCGGCACCCTTTGGGCAAGTGCAAATCCGTTCCCGACGGATTTGTCCCAGAGGCGAGAGGGAGGAAATAGCGCCGGCTCCGCCTGGCTGGTGGTACTGGGCTTCGCGGGGATCAGCAGCTTCAGGGTATGGCCGCTCGAGCCGGGCAGGGTCTTGACCCAGAACGACTGGAATACCTTGAGCGCGCCGGTCAGGCCGGGAGTCACGTCGTCGTAGGTGTCGTAACTGGTGCCGTTCCAGATGGAGAAGCTCTTGGACATGAGGTTGCCGATCTGGGCCGCGACCGGTGTATAGACCGCAACGTCGTCGACCAGCAGCCGGACGTTGGCCCAGTCGATGTCATAAGGCAGAGGATTACCCACCAGATTCATCAGGCCGGAGGCGCTTGCGGTACTGGTGAGGGTGATGGCGTAGCAGCCGTTGGCCGAAGCGCAGTGGGCGCTGGCGGTTACCGGGGTGGCGCTGCCGTTGATAACGATGGAGCCGTTGGCAGGGTTGGCGCTGCTCTTGAGCCAGTAGCCGGTGCCGGGGGCGACGGCATCGCCGGTGCCGGCGAACACGTAGGCGTCGGTGGCGGCGTCGCGGGTGTACAGGCCCCAGGTGTTGTCGTAGCTGGTGGTGGCCAGGTTGGAGTAGGGGCTGTTGCCGCTATCGCCGAACGTGCCCGCCACCGTGGCCGAAGCCGGGACGCAGGGCGCCGCCACCATCTTCCACAGCGAGGTCGCCAACGAGCCGGTGGCGGTGATGCCGGTGCCGAAAGCGCAAGGGAAGGTGTACATATAGGCCGAACCGGCGTTGGTGGCCGGGGAATCATCCGAATACGCACCCACCACGGCGGTGTTGCCCGAGATGGAGACGCTCGAGCCGAACCAATCGGATTCCGCCGGGTCGCTGGCCACGAGCTTCGCCTGCTGCGTCCAGGTGGCGCCGGAACGGGTAAAGACATAGGCCGAACCGGCGTTGAAAAGCGGAGAATCATCCCAATACGCACCCACCACGGCGGTGTCGCCCGAGACGGAGACGCTATAGCCGAATCGATCGTCTGCCGCCGGGTCGCCGGCCACCAGTTTCGCCTGCTGCGTCCAGGCGCTGCCGGAGCGGGTAAAGACATAGGCCGAACCGGCGTCGGTGGCGGGGGAATCATCCCCATACGCGCCCACCACGGCGGTGTCGTCCGAGATGGAGACGCTCCAGCCGAAATAGTCGGATGCCGCCGCGTCGCTGGCCACCAGTTTCGCCTGCTCCGTCCAGGCGCTGCCGGAGCGGGTAAAAATATAGGCCGAACCGGCGCTGCTGGCCGGGGAATCAGCCAGAATCGCACCCACCACGGCCGTGTTGCCCGAGATGGAGACGCTAAAGCCGAACCAATCGGATGCCGCCGGGTCGCTGGCCACCAGTTTCGCCTGCTCCGTCCAGGCTGTGCCGGAGCGGATAAAGACATAGGCCGAACCGGCGTTGACAAGCGGGGCATCATCCTGATGTGCGCCAACCACGGCGGTGTCGCTCGAGACGGAGACGCTATAGCCGAACCAATCGTCTGTCGCCTGATCGCTGACCACCAGTTTCGCCTGCTCCGTCCAGGTGCTGCCGGAGCGGGTAAAGACATACGCCGAACCGGCGTTGGAAAGCGGGGAATCATCCCCATACGCGCCCACCACGGCGGTGTCGCCCGAGATGGAGACGCTCCAGCCGAAATAGTCGGATGCCGCTGCGTCGCTGGCCACCAGTTTCGCCTGCTGCGTCCAGGTGCTGCCGGAGCGGGTAAAGACATAGGCTGAACCGGCGTCGGTGGCGGGGGAGTCGTCGTAAGGCGCGCCGACCACG
This portion of the Methylococcus mesophilus genome encodes:
- a CDS encoding 5-oxoprolinase subunit C family protein, whose translation is MIRVEHPGLLSTLQDLGRPGCQHLGVTPGGAMDSYSAAIANALVGNPPAAAVLEMTLQGPRLSFERGAWVSLTGADLSAELDGRPLACWRPVWLPAGSRLQFGRPRLGCRAYLAVAGGFEVTAVLGSRSTDLRAGFGGLGGRPLGKGDVIEAGESGLALPDNPSRPCVPAWSAAWNRALPLECPARLRLIPGPDWQDLPDEERRVLETDAFRVSQASDRMGLRLEGPPLHPASAAERLSAGVTFGTLQLPPGGQPILLGVDRQTTGGYPVLGTVASVDHPRLAQLRPGETVRFEPIPVERAQTLYRIRALQLRRLRTSLGLRWPLNSPSS
- a CDS encoding LamB/YcsF family protein: MARTIDLNADLGESFGPWRMGQDEILLELVTSANIACGFHAGDPDVMAETVRLAVSRGVALGAHPSLPDRQGFGRRAMALRPDEIRNLVLYQIGALAGFARAAGGRLVHVKPHGALYSQAASDAAMAEAVAAAARAFDANLILVGPAGSHLVRAGEAVGLAVAREGFADRRYEPDGTLTPRSRPDALIEEPAEAVAQALGMVERGEVTARDGTVIPMPVDTLCLHGDGPDATAFARRLRTELAERGIAVAALGERPPNAFSRESG
- the asnB gene encoding asparagine synthase (glutamine-hydrolyzing); amino-acid sequence: MCGISGLVQLEGAADTSAMRRSVETMVKALAHRGPDDSGVAGDGAAVFGMARLAIRGCHDGRQPMVDAETGVMLVCNGEIDNHAELRGWLAERGRTVEHATDVAVIPGLYLELGDGFVERLVGAFALAVWDPRQGRLLLARDRAGERPLFYACRDGRISFASQAAALVAGSVEPYPADKVAVQAFLKAGYFEAPASPFAGMRKVLPGERIAIDVKGVESTRYWRLNFTRGPARQNPLDEFDAVFREAVRRQSEVEVDFGAFLSGGVDSSLVTAVMRSVHPDRKLKAFGLRFSESSYDEGVFAERVAESLGVDYTPIWVRPEDFPETIADLVRQSGEPLADPAWVPTALLARRASDEVRVALVGEGADELFGGYPTYFGARMAERYSRLPGGMRALIRKAVEAWPVSDKKVTVSFLLKRFVQGDELDFLARHVLWTSSISPALLRRLGVTPPEVARVAGPRETMLDRLQQHDLETSLAEGLLTKADRASMRSALELRAPFLDKDVIEFAATLPERDRVQGLETKVFLKRMALRYLPKDIVYRKKRGLSVPLSAWMRGPLRDWADARISNPRLEEIGIDRTAALDLLREHERRSADHARALWTLIVVSEWLEWKAAA
- a CDS encoding ArnT family glycosyltransferase; the protein is MSIPVTTAGAPARSLERWLPAFAFLFAAFLLFVHLGDAPLLSPDEGRNAEVAREMRESGAWLVPTYDGLTYLDKPAFYFKTVALSFALFGESEAVARLSSALFALSLLAALFLFCRRAYDTRTASLAVLAVAATPLYWAFARIVIFDMTLAFFVCSAIFACYLAEEYEGRQRDRWYRLGALAAGFATLVKGPVGFIVPSLVVVAFNKVDGREDTLRRCFAWPNWLIFLAVVLPWFVGVSLQCPDFPYYGIMKESVSRFTTTEFRRTQPFYFYAVIIASCFFAWSLLLPESIVAAWRARRRWSRPDRLFIVWAVVVVAFFSVSQSKLPGYILTAVVALGALAARVFALALANGEGRAAVIVHRGTVALFAFAAPVAVVLATAASDALWLERVLGLKRKTAEFLQPGLLAMVVSLGVVTALAAFAWRRRNFKVAFAAFLSFPALLISLNFGLLADYADSRSSRRLAAHMPDLPAEVEIACLDCLPNGLPFYLKRLITVVSDEGREFTSNYVLFSLQRGEPWPERVVPLAQRDAWLAGRDHPVFLMARGDDVEQLDTIAEKYGASQIELGFGYWGALLAPPQKEGL
- a CDS encoding Rap1a/Tai family immunity protein encodes the protein MNIKAIAAGAILAANICGTPARAVTADDFVIHDAKDLADLCATPPSDPAQVAALQFCYGYMQGAYDYYLAERKGPDAEHFVCLPKPEPSREEVARLFLAWLKAHPGQQKEAAVEVLFQFGTDKWPCPEKKEAATSEPKS
- a CDS encoding DUF4136 domain-containing protein, with protein sequence MNIRGTLLGAVLAMTAACADLDIKVHTDYDPVADFSKYKTYSWIKTPQTGNPLMEERIVQTVDAQLSAKGWRKIAAGPSDVALGVQVTAQEQERVDTFYSGWGGYGHMGMAQSEVIKYTVGTIIVDMFDTRTKQPIWRGTATDTVSDDPQKNTALMQEAMDKLFKGFPPKPAGY
- a CDS encoding FG-GAP repeat protein produces the protein MCDGFRLLRTIGLVLALGAPVFGAGAAGKPVEIPPALKAAVSAELRKIEAAEGGYASLNSDHGFALRFEQGAVAVGPLGKLENAKASPAWRWGRKLTGYGTSKAIRPVAPAEAVAAAQRLEYRRGAVVEWYENRPEGLEQGFTLAAPPTPGADILVLGLAIEGGLKPLLDPGGRAVEFRDDAGATVLHYKDLQVVDAAGKSLPAHLALAEGGVQIHVDAQGAAWPIVVDPLVSSEQKVVASDQGGSDNFGYSVSISGDTAVVGAPYDDSPATDAGSAYVFTRSGSTWTQQAKLVASDAAASDYFGWSVSISGDTAVVGAYGDDSPLSNAGSAYVFTRSGSTWTEQAKLVVSDQATDDWFGYSVSVSSDTAVVGAHQDDAPLVNAGSAYVFIRSGTAWTEQAKLVASDPAASDWFGFSVSISGNTAVVGAILADSPASSAGSAYIFTRSGSAWTEQAKLVASDAAASDYFGWSVSISDDTAVVGAYGDDSPATDAGSAYVFTRSGSAWTQQAKLVAGDPAADDRFGYSVSVSGDTAVVGAYWDDSPLFNAGSAYVFTRSGATWTQQAKLVASDPAESDWFGSSVSISGNTAVVGAYSDDSPATNAGSAYMYTFPCAFGTGITATGSLATSLWKMVAAPCVPASATVAGTFGDSGNSPYSNLATTSYDNTWGLYTRDAATDAYVFAGTGDAVAPGTGYWLKSSANPANGSIVINGSATPVTASAHCASANGCYAITLTSTASASGLMNLVGNPLPYDIDWANVRLLVDDVAVYTPVAAQIGNLMSKSFSIWNGTSYDTYDDVTPGLTGALKVFQSFWVKTLPGSSGHTLKLLIPAKPSTTSQAEPALFPPSRLWDKSVGNGFALAQRVPGRTARHDWNGVRVSEASPLSALPWYLGWLDWVAPPVRAEEAGLAVEAQGAAMKAQGLAAREATRRSHASALASLKAWYVRLKVDNPALGYKDSGNILGQLADAKAGYDAYDLAEPAPFAAPYLTLVFPHKNWDDKSGAYASDYRPALGLRPMSWDIEIRADQPGSEVRVSWQGHPRILARCKITDLGTGQTYAATDPSLANGLAVFLADKVQRLTWRYLGGLGRP